In one window of Helianthus annuus cultivar XRQ/B chromosome 17, HanXRQr2.0-SUNRISE, whole genome shotgun sequence DNA:
- the LOC110924170 gene encoding uncharacterized protein LOC110924170, giving the protein MVYGKGCHLPMELAHRAHWAIKTVNADYDEAGKLRKLQLSEIEEIRDEAYECASAYKDKLKKVHDAKLRKKTFEVGQKVWLYNSRLKMFAGKLKSKWMGPYVIRRVGQFGDVDIQDEQTLKQQTVNGHRLKPYLEGNDINNLELDKAGYILCPVEEEQS; this is encoded by the coding sequence atggtgtatggtaagggttgtcaTTTGCCTATGGAGTTGGCGCATCGGGCGCATTGGGCGATAAAGACAGTTAATGCGGATTACGACGAGGCGGGTAAGTTGCGGAAATTACAATTGAGTGAGATAGAAGAAATTCGAGATGAGGCGTACGAATGCGCATCGGCTTATAAGGATAAGCTAAAAAAAGTACATGATGCGAAGTTACGCAAGAAAACGTTCGAAGTGGGTCAGAAGGTTTGGTTGTACAACTCTCGGTTGAAAATGTTTGCGGGCAAGCTTAAAAGCAAGTGGATGGGTCCGTATGTTATTCGAAGAGTTGGGCAATTTGGTGATGTGGACATCCAAGACGAGCAAAcgttgaaacaacaaacggtgaacggtcaccgcttGAAGCCGTACTTGGAAGGAAATGACATCAataacttggagcttgacaaagcgggctacatccTATGCCCGGTTGAGGAGGAACAATCttaa
- the LOC110925859 gene encoding uncharacterized protein LOC110925859, whose product MAKTKEKPGSSSSSSRGKGKEKEQPSKKRQYLGRVSESESEEEEEMQLDPRDKPVWNSGSLDDQPEIWQPTLYNDCMNKLKNKAAAFICERDVDEPQLGQFGVYDKFRALGWEGALKCWDKDKSNLFLTEIQEWMATLKCENFYRPSQMKLIGTVHGVPVEMSFDTLKKLGKYDSLPAREYMIPTLDDLLLKPEKHVTWNSMLADLFLPGRYGGVLYRKNLKIEAKLLHTICLLNVIPRRGDKEQVRFPEIPVLYSLMHGSPRFPIRYLIMHHLWICRNKYGRDIVPYCRIITGLMKQQKALTSEDRGLTKRHLPFTLDRLGNVWTYTSSERYHKLKSEGQRWRALKLGARELLPGEPDEPESDEELIPSGDDDYADEPTGGANVGFGAFHGGHGGTFYDYAQQPYEPGWAYSGSMQEVIESQRPPAAIFDTWSGPERSLFDQGTRNSASIERALKHSLDRNESWHRTHAYSQEVEMNNRYHDDQMRRMHADWHAGRPVVEDPQHVDYASLPPYDGSVSYPTPQLHHSQWLDPRRQEGPQQQEGSSSGSFGFGEWSDMMSSIFGPPGPRYY is encoded by the coding sequence ATGGCAAAGACTAAGGAAAAGCCTGGTTCAAGTTCATCCTCGTCAAGAGGCAAAGGCAAGGAGAAGGAGCAGCCATCGAAGAAGAGGCAATATCTTGGTAGGGTTAGTGAAAGCGAAAGCGAGGAAGAAGAAGAGATGCAGTTAGACCCAAGAGATAAACCAGTGTGGAATTCGGGGTCATTGGATGACCAACCCGAAATTTGGCAGCCAACTTTGTATAACGATTGCATGAACAAGTTAAAGAATAAAGCGGCCGCATTCATCTGTGAAAGAGATGTTGATGAGCCTCAGTTGGGCCAGTTCGGGGTGTATGACAAGTTCCGTGCTTTGGGTTGGGAAGGAGCACTCAAGTGTTGGGATAAGGATAAGAGCAATTTGTTTTTGACTGAAATTCAGGAGTGGATGGCAACACTTAAGTGTGAAAACTTCTATAGGCCATCACAAATGAAGTTGATTGGGACGGTACATGGGGTACCAGTTGAAATGTCATTTGATACTTTGAAGAAGTTGGGAAAATATGATAGTCTTCCAGCTAGGGAATACATGATTCCCACGCTTGATGACTTGTTGCTCAAACCCGAGAAGCACGTGACATGGAACAGTATGTTAGCTGATTTGTTTTTGCCCGGTAGGTATGGTGGCGTGTTATACCGAAAAAATCTGAAGATAGAAGCCAAGCTCTTGCATACGATCTGTTTACTTAATGTCATCCCAAGGAGAGGGGATAAAGAACAGGTGAGGTTTCCAGAGATACCTGTTCTGTACTCATTGATGCACGGGTCCCCACGGTTTCCAATCCGCTACCTGATCATGCACCATTTGTGGATATGTCGGAACAAATACGGGAGAGACATTGTCCCGTACTGCCGCATCATAACGGGCTTAATGAAACAGCAGAAGGCACTCACATCTGAAGACCGCGGTTTAACGAAAAGGCACTTGCCTTTTACTTTGGATAGGTTGGGAAACGTTTGGACATACACTTCGTCTGAACGTTATCACAAGCTGAAATCGGAGGGTCAACGGTGGAGGGCGTTGAAATTAGGTGCAAGGGAATTGTTACCGGGAGAACCGGATGAACCTGAAAGCGATGAAGAGTTAATTCCGAGTGGGGATGATGATTACGCAGACGAGCCAACGGGTGGTGCAAATGTTGGTTTTGGGGCTTTTCATGGTGGTCATGGTGGCACATTTTACGACTATGCGCAGCAACCATATGAGCCGGGGTGGGCTTATAGTGGTTCAATGCAGGAGGTGATCGAGAGCCAACGCCCGCCGGCGGCCATCTTTGATACTTGGTCGGGTCCGGAGAGGTCGTTATTTGATCAAGGCACGCGGAATAGCGCTAGTATTGAGCGGGCACTTAAACATAGCCTCGACCGCAATGAATCATGGCACCGGACTCACGCATATTCGCAGGAGGTGGAAATGAATAACCGATATCACGATGATCAGATGAGGCGAATGCATGCGGACTGGCATGCTGGGAGGCCGGTGGttgaggatccacaacatgtggattatgcctcATTGCCACCATATGATGGCAGCGTTTCGTATCCGACTCCACAACTCCACCATTCTCAGTGGCTTGATCCAAGACGGCAAGAGGGACCACAACAACAAGAGGGAAGCAGTAGCGGCTCGTTCGGGTTTGGAGAATGGAGCGATATGATGTCGTCCATTTTTGGGCCCCCAGGACCGCGTTATTATTGA